The Streptomyces sp. Alt3 genome has a segment encoding these proteins:
- a CDS encoding DUF4265 domain-containing protein — translation MENAVEKIKVWFRFVPREGWLPQDTEGLWATRLGEDTARVQNAPFLQDGVAEGDVVRFETGADGLHWAAGRVSSSGNCTIRVVPVPSGPLGRSARAVHQRLSAFGLGGEVFSAEFPMVAFTAPAGADFAGIKRLLEQGEREGWWHHEVGCGTEEWWSA, via the coding sequence ATGGAGAACGCGGTCGAGAAGATCAAGGTCTGGTTCCGGTTCGTCCCCCGCGAGGGCTGGCTTCCGCAGGACACCGAAGGACTGTGGGCGACGAGGCTCGGAGAGGACACGGCCCGCGTGCAGAACGCTCCGTTTCTGCAGGACGGTGTGGCCGAGGGCGACGTCGTGCGGTTCGAGACAGGTGCCGACGGGCTTCACTGGGCTGCCGGGCGCGTCAGTTCCTCCGGTAACTGCACGATTCGGGTAGTGCCCGTTCCATCCGGTCCGCTGGGTCGCAGCGCGCGGGCCGTGCACCAACGCCTGTCGGCATTCGGCCTCGGCGGTGAGGTCTTCAGCGCGGAGTTCCCCATGGTGGCCTTCACGGCACCGGCCGGCGCCGACTTCGCCGGGATCAAGAGGCTGCTGGAACAAGGTGAGCGAGAAGGGTGGTGGCACCACGAAGTCGGCTGCGGCACGGAGGAGTGGTGGAGCGCCTGA
- a CDS encoding MarR family winged helix-turn-helix transcriptional regulator, whose translation MSDHVDRVLAQWAEQCPELDSSSMAVIGRIKRLARIVEAEQRVVFGAHDLDAAAFDVLATLRRSPAPHRLTPAELMRSAMVTSGAITQRLDRLEERELVVRTRRAEDGRSVHVSLTQAGRELIDRALVDHVANQNRLLSGLTEEERDRVADDLRGLLESLGDNGRQVRLG comes from the coding sequence ATGAGTGACCATGTGGACCGCGTGCTGGCGCAGTGGGCGGAGCAGTGCCCCGAACTGGACTCCTCGTCGATGGCGGTGATCGGCCGCATCAAGCGCCTCGCCCGGATCGTCGAGGCTGAGCAGCGCGTGGTCTTCGGCGCGCACGATCTCGACGCGGCGGCGTTCGACGTCCTCGCCACCCTGCGACGCAGCCCCGCACCTCACCGGCTGACGCCCGCCGAGCTGATGCGGTCTGCGATGGTCACGTCCGGTGCCATCACCCAGCGACTGGACCGGCTGGAGGAACGGGAGCTCGTCGTACGCACCCGACGGGCGGAGGACGGCCGCAGCGTGCACGTCTCCCTCACGCAGGCGGGCAGGGAGCTGATCGACCGGGCGCTGGTGGACCACGTGGCCAACCAGAACCGTCTGCTGTCGGGCCTCACGGAGGAGGAGCGGGACCGGGTCGCGGACGATCTGCGCGGTCTGCTGGAGTCGCTCGGGGACAACGGCCGCCAGGTCAGGCTCGGATGA
- a CDS encoding EamA family transporter: MKGDRIAADSALTALAPLVWGSTYLVTTELLPSDRPLLAATLRALPAGLILLAIGRTLPRGNWWWRATVLGTLNIGAFLYLLFVAAYHLPGGVAALVMAVQPTVVLVLSALLLKERITLTHAAACALGVAGVGLLALTPGAGLDAVGVGAGLLGAVSMATGVVLTKRWGRPPGVGLLTFTGWQLTAGGVLLLPVMLLGEGLPGSVSGRNVAGFAYLGLVGALLAYAVWFRGVERLPALTVSVLGFASPLAAMALGYAFLDETLSPAQLAGALTVVVAVFLALPRTRRGRSIPRTRRGRGPDSPPPPPPSRRKLFSRAS, from the coding sequence ATGAAGGGCGACCGGATCGCGGCCGACTCCGCGCTCACCGCGCTCGCGCCCCTGGTCTGGGGTTCGACCTACCTCGTCACCACGGAACTGCTGCCTTCCGACAGACCTCTGCTCGCCGCGACCCTCAGGGCACTGCCCGCCGGTCTGATCCTCCTCGCGATCGGCAGGACCCTGCCGCGCGGCAACTGGTGGTGGCGCGCCACCGTCCTGGGGACGCTGAACATCGGCGCCTTCCTCTATCTGCTCTTCGTCGCCGCGTACCACCTTCCCGGCGGGGTGGCCGCACTGGTGATGGCCGTGCAGCCCACAGTCGTCCTCGTCCTGTCGGCGCTGCTGCTGAAGGAGCGGATCACGCTGACACATGCCGCCGCCTGCGCCCTCGGCGTCGCGGGTGTCGGTCTGCTCGCCCTGACCCCCGGCGCGGGTCTGGACGCCGTGGGTGTCGGCGCGGGGCTCCTGGGTGCCGTGAGCATGGCCACCGGCGTCGTGCTGACCAAGCGCTGGGGCCGGCCGCCCGGGGTGGGGCTTCTGACGTTCACCGGGTGGCAGTTGACCGCCGGCGGGGTCCTGCTGCTGCCCGTCATGCTGCTCGGCGAGGGGCTGCCCGGGTCGGTGAGCGGGCGGAACGTCGCAGGCTTCGCGTACCTCGGCCTGGTCGGCGCGCTTCTCGCCTACGCGGTGTGGTTCCGGGGCGTGGAACGGCTGCCCGCGCTGACCGTGTCCGTACTCGGATTCGCGTCACCGCTCGCGGCGATGGCGCTCGGTTACGCGTTCCTGGACGAGACCCTGTCCCCGGCCCAGCTCGCCGGCGCGCTGACGGTCGTCGTCGCCGTGTTCCTCGCCCTCCCCCGCACACGGAGAGGGCGGAGCATCCCCCGCACACGGAGAGGGCGGGGGCCGGACTCCCCGCCCCCGCCCCCGCCCTCACGCCGCAAGCTGTTCAGCCGGGCGTCGTGA
- a CDS encoding phosphotransferase family protein has product MYVDAVNTVLEAVGAGGPTSLEPLAGGTYNTVTRVAFGDGRDWVVKIPPAHTAGLSYEQHLLVNEVTFYESATGAGDTIPQVVHSALAPEAPGGAYVVMTACPGRPWSAVAGELTADETRALRTEFGSIVGRLHGVTGPAGFGYPGRSLGPLSPTWREAFTAMTDAVLADAERYGAGLPRPSDRIREVLAGAADVLDEVTRPALVHFDLWQGNVLVTGGPGARRIGGIVDGERMFWGDPVADLVSTSLFGDPEGDEDFLAGYAAATGTPLVFTPSIRRRLDLYRSYLYLIMLTETVPRGYGPEALARTWETVAPRLVTALDGL; this is encoded by the coding sequence TTGTACGTCGACGCGGTCAACACCGTGCTGGAAGCCGTCGGGGCGGGCGGGCCCACGTCCCTCGAACCCCTCGCCGGTGGCACGTACAACACCGTCACCCGCGTCGCCTTCGGGGACGGCAGGGACTGGGTGGTGAAGATTCCTCCGGCCCACACCGCCGGGCTGAGCTACGAACAGCACCTGCTCGTCAACGAGGTCACCTTCTACGAATCCGCCACCGGGGCCGGTGACACGATCCCGCAGGTCGTGCACAGCGCACTCGCCCCGGAGGCACCGGGTGGGGCGTACGTCGTCATGACCGCGTGTCCGGGGCGCCCCTGGAGCGCGGTCGCCGGTGAACTGACGGCCGACGAGACACGGGCGCTGCGCACCGAGTTCGGGAGCATCGTCGGCCGCCTGCACGGTGTGACGGGGCCGGCCGGGTTCGGGTATCCGGGCCGGTCCCTCGGGCCGCTCTCCCCGACCTGGCGCGAGGCGTTCACCGCGATGACCGACGCGGTACTGGCGGACGCCGAGAGGTACGGGGCGGGACTGCCGCGCCCGTCGGACCGGATACGCGAGGTGCTCGCCGGGGCGGCGGACGTCCTGGACGAGGTGACACGGCCCGCCCTGGTCCACTTCGACCTGTGGCAGGGGAACGTCCTGGTGACCGGCGGGCCCGGGGCGCGTCGCATCGGGGGGATCGTCGACGGCGAGCGGATGTTCTGGGGGGACCCGGTCGCCGATCTCGTCTCCACGTCCCTGTTCGGTGACCCGGAAGGGGACGAGGACTTCCTCGCCGGTTACGCGGCAGCCACCGGCACACCGCTCGTGTTCACGCCGTCGATACGGCGGAGGCTCGACCTCTACCGCAGCTACCTCTACCTGATCATGCTGACCGAGACCGTGCCCCGGGGCTACGGACCGGAGGCTCTGGCCAGGACGTGGGAGACGGTGGCACCGCGCCTCGTCACGGCTCTGGACGGGCTGTAA